Proteins encoded within one genomic window of Arachis ipaensis cultivar K30076 chromosome B08, Araip1.1, whole genome shotgun sequence:
- the LOC107610511 gene encoding uncharacterized protein LOC107610511, producing MNNRIKRCEEEIKKIDDIVSDGNYDGTVEARRNALVTCCAKWYARKEIHWKQISRSQHSRDMDKNTRYFHNLVSARRRNNIIDSLVINGRLVRNQSRIKVAIIDFYRELYRQKYAPRIRIRDGLVKQIDEEEAAELEAMPPPEKIRQAVWDCESNKVLGSDGYNMNFIKYWGEIGQDFTAVVLGFFQSAKLPMDANIT from the coding sequence ATGAACAACAGGATAAAGAGGTGTGAGGAAGAGATTAAGAAGATAGATGATATAGTTAGTGATGGTAATTATGACGGAACGGTGGAGGCTCGACGGAATGCTCTTGTGACTTGTTGTGCAAAGTGGTATGCTAGAAAGGAGATTCATTGGAAGCAGATATCTCGGTCTCAACATTCTAGAGATATGGACAAGAACACTAGATACTTTCATAACCTAGTATCAGCTAGAAGGAGAAACAACATAATCGATTCTCTGGTAATTAATGGAAGGTTAGTGCGGAATCAATCCAGAATAAAGGTTGCGATTATAGATTTTTATAGAGAACTATATCGGCAGAAATATGCTCCTAGGATTAGGATCCGTGATGGGTTGGTAAAGCAAATTGATGAAGAAGAGGCAGCAGAGTTAGAGGCAATGCCACCGCCTGAGAAAATACGACAGGCGGTTTGGGATTGTGAGTCCAATAAAGTGTTAGGTAGTGATGGATATAATATGAACTTCATAAAATACTGGGGTGAGATTGGCCAGGATTTTACTGCAGTTGTATTGGGATTCTTTCAAAGTGCAAAGCTACCAATGGATGCTAATATAACATAG